The proteins below are encoded in one region of Apium graveolens cultivar Ventura chromosome 4, ASM990537v1, whole genome shotgun sequence:
- the LOC141718469 gene encoding alkane hydroxylase MAH1-like: MLFTTDLANIRSILYDKYEIYQKGSDFKVIFDVFGDGIFNAEGHSWRNQRRHAQVLLNYHQFRNYSTKTSKEKIENGLIIIMDHVANNGHVVDMQDVFQRLSFDKTCMFVTGYDPMSLSPEFPEVPFSKAMDAVEQIIFTRHVVPQSLWKLLRCLSIGFERKMMEAQETLNDVQYTYISRKRVELRIKGVKYSHENKDEAGGDLLTLYLTKEDKLLDLKNDDKFAKDIVLNHMLAARDMTSSALTWFLWLVITHPKVEAKIREELKAITPPDEAPKTRLFSDEELSNLSYLHAALSEALRLYPPVPFQHKEASEADILPTGHHVRPKLRVMVPMYAMARMVHVWGKDCWEFKPERWIGKDGSIKHVPPHKFLSFNAGPRTYLGKNVAYSQLKLVVAALIYNYSFQLVEGHLATPTLSMILYMKHGLKVRVRNR; encoded by the coding sequence ATGTTGTTCACAACTGATCTTGCCAACATACGCTCTATTCTGTACGACAAGTATGAAATTTATCAGAAAGGGTCCGACTTCAAGGTCATATTCGATGTTTTTGGAGATGGCATTTTTAATGCTGAAGGCCATTCTTGGAGGAATCAGAGGAGACATGCTCAAGTCCTTTTAAACTATCATCAGTTCCGCAATTACTCGACGAAAACAAGCAAGGAAAAGATCGAAAATGGGCTAATCATAATCATGGACCATGTCGCCAACAACGGACATGTTGTGGACATGCAAGATGTGTTTCAAAGACTCAGCTTTGATAAAACTTGCATGTTTGTCACAGGCTATGATCCAATGAGCTTGTCCCCCGAATTCCCAGAAGTTCCATTCTCCAAAGCCATGGATGCTGTTGAACAAATAATATTCACACGCCATGTCGTGCCTCAGTCTCTATGGAAGCTGCTAAGATGCCTTAGCATAGGGTTTGAGAGAAAAATGATGGAGGCTCAGGAAACTTTGAACGACGTTCAGTACACTTATATATCAAGAAAACGAGTCGAGCTAAGAATCAAGGGAGTCAAGTACTCCCACGAGAATAAAGATGAAGCCGGTGGTGATCTCTTAACACTGTATTTAACTAAAGAGGATAAGTTATTGGATTTAAAAAATGATGACAAGTTTGCAAAAGATATAGTACTTAATCACATGCTAGCAGCGAGGGACATGACTAGCTCAGCTCTAACTTGGTTTCTTTGGCTTGTCATAACACATCCAAAAGTAGAAGCAAAGATCCGAGAAGAACTAAAAGCAATCACACCTCCTGATGAAGCTCCAAAAACACGACTTTTCAGTGATGAAGAGCTAAGTAACCTGTCTTATTTGCATGCTGCACTGTCGGAAGCTTTAAGGTTATACCCTCCAGTTCCATTCCAGCACAAGGAAGCCTCTGAAGCTGACATTCTTCCTACTGGTCATCATGTTCGTCCAAAATTGAGAGTGATGGTTCCAATGTATGCGATGGCCAGGATGGTCCACGTTTGGGGAAAAGACTGCTGGGAGTTTAAACCGGAGAGATGGATTGGTAAGGATGGAAGTATAAAACATGTGCCACCTCATAAGTTTCTGTCGTTTAATGCAGGGCCTCGGACCTACTTGGGGAAAAATGTGGCTTATTCTCAACTTAAACTGGTTGTTGCTGCATTAATCTATAATTACAGTTTTCAGTTGGTGGAAGGACATCTGGCGACTCCTACTCTCTCCATGATTTTGTATATGAAACATGGATTGAAGGTTCGGGTTAGAAATAGATAG